AATATGTGATCAAGTTAACTCCTAATTTATACAATGAAATTTCtttcgatttaaaaaaaaatatggcgtCAAATATTCTTCTATTTACCCGTTGCAATAAACGTTTGTCTTACCGTTTGTAACGGGCACCTAGATAGAAGAAAATTAGACGCTATGATTTTCTTTTAAAACAAAAGAATTTTTATTGCATAAATTAGGTCCTAACTTGATCACATCTTGCTCTAACATCTATGAAATTTGATTCAATTCGAGTTAACTCCTAACttatacaaaaaaattctttcgtttttaAAAAATCATAGCGTCAAATATTCTTCTCTTTACCCGTTGCAAACGTTCGTCTTACCGTTTTAACGGGTAAATAGAAGAATATTTGACGCTATAATTTTTtaaaaacgaaagaatttttattGTGTGAATTAGAAGATAACTTGATCATATCTTGTTCTAACATCTATGAAATTTGATTCAATTCAGCATAACCAGAGGATGTATGTTGCACAATATGATCTGTAAATTTTGACGAAACTCCTGAAGATGCCTCAATAGGCCGAAACATGTAGAGCGAATAGTAAAATAAACATCCATTTATGTACAATatctcttattattattatcattattttatCTTATCTTATTTAAATTCATATACATTCCAcccaaataataaataattattaagGATTATTCACAAAATGAATTAGTTTTTAGTTAATTGGCCATCAGTCATTGAAAATCATCTATATAGTATAGTAGTCAAGTAAAGAGAGATCTAAAACTTTGATTTAGTCTTCTAACTCACAGCTCGCTTCTTCATCTTGTGAAATTCACCCCATTATTTTTACCCGGCGTCTTGAAGAAGCCTTACCGCTGAATATCGCGGTTCTTGGCTAgatttttttatcagaaattatgACGGGAAGGGATTTTCATAAGTACAATTTATTCAAAGTATCAGCGAAAAGAGTACGTACATTTTTCCACACATTCTGCCGCGATAAATTCCACTGTGGACAAATTACGAGCGTACGATGTCCTCATAAAATTATAGTTTTGAAAACCAGGCGTCGCCACAGGAAAAAAATTGCACATGAatatgaatgattttttttcgcaTGAGTGCTGGATCCAACGCCCTGCTTTAACAGCTCTTTCCAATTTCGTTATTCTttctttcatttattcaatttcgaTAACGCATCTACCAACAGAAGGCATTTCCAGGTTTGGTTGGAAATTGAGTTCCCCAATCTACTAGGTACACGTGTAACAAATGGATAATTTTTCGGTTGACGGTTCAAATTCGCTACCGTCCTGAAATTCGACATcgaatttttatcgaaaattatCGTTTCTCTTTGCGTAAAATTTATGAACACTGGGTGAAGCccgattttcaatttgaaaggaTGAACTTTTATATTATGCATTAACGAAATGAAGGATTATTCGATATTGGACATTCCAATATTCTACATATATAGTGATGATGGGAAAATCTAACGGTCGGATGAAAAAGGGAATTTGAACGAAAACACAATTTTCATATTAAAAATTTAATACCCACTGCAACACTAGTTCACCACATAGATATTCAATAACGTTGAACACAAAGGCAAAGTTTGCAGACTATAAATTAATTGGAATAGAGTAGTTAATGGATTTCACCAACGTGCTCCATTCGATTACTAATATTTTTAACACTATATCTAtctaatttattcattatttttctgtaatttaCAACCACCAGAATCACCTTTTCGATTAAATTCAATGCATGAGTCGACGTTTCACCGTGTATataaagtttttcaaaaaaaaactaaatatgaACTTCGAAATGAACATTGCAACAAATACAGAATGGTCTAAAATTATTCTCTGCCTTTttcagtattgaatttttttcctgtTCCTATTGAAGAAGAATGTCTTTCCAAGGATGGAAGGAGAAGAGGTAAGATAAACCTACataaaatatttatgaaagatTTTCCTGCTGAGCAGTATTTTTGAAATTAGCACAGCACATTCCacatgaaaacaaaatttttcttgtgtttttttccaaaaaaaaaaaatcatttgggTTTTAACTCATATCTCCTCGGAAGCCAAGAAACCATTCCAGTTCTATGTAAAACTCCTAATCTCTTTCAATCCGGCTtagaaaatatcaataatatcatattaGGCCATCTTGATAGAAAACAAAAATGGTATATAAATTTGTTGACTATGGATCGATCTATCCTCCATACGTGGGTCGATAACGATCTTTATATTCTGTAACGCTGGTGGAACTTTCATCATCGATATTCTCTTGATATATTCTCTTTTGTCATTAGTGGGATTTTAGTTATGCTATAACCTGATATCTGTTTGGAATACTTtagaaattcaataaatacCTAGCAAGCAAAGAAGGAAGATTCTGTGAATCGAAATCTTATTCATCACGAAGACGATAATATCCATGCAATTTCGATTCCTAGGAACTCTAAAAGAAGTTCTTTCTTAGAGTTCACCGCTACTTGCTCACATTTCAATATGGCGGCCATGCCGACCCTTTTGAGAAACAATTGATCATCAAGTTAACAGAATAATTCttgaattcgaaatattttcgaataggAGAATCATTAAAAAGTAAGATGATAACCTACTTCTTTCAGGAATTTGTATGAACACGTACGAATGTCGTATACAGGGTGGAAGTTCACATGGAAAATGTGCCATGGGATTTGGTGTCTGTTGTGTGTGTAAgcattcttattcagaaaaattcCATCGAATCTACAACGATACGATTTCAGTTACAGTAACCTGCAACCAAGAAGTTATCAATAACCTCACTTATTTTGTCAATCCAGATTTCCCGGATCTGACCAGATCAATGTCTTCCTGTAATTTGACGgtgaaaaaaattgacgaagagATAGCTCAGCTTCGGCTAGATTTCATACATTTCAACCTGGTGAGTAGACAGTAGATCATACGCCAAATTTCTGAAATAAGAAGTATTTTCAGGGACAACCGAACAGAAAGACTGGAGTTTGCGAAGATGATGTATTCATGATGACCGGTAATGAAAATAGGAGACTGAAACTTTGCGGTTTCAATAGTGGACAGCATGGTAAAGTTCGGCATTAACTTTTATTGCTTTCCTCATGAACTTAGTCATTCAGTAGTTTCTATACTACTCCGTGAAgtagaaaaagaaattcaagaaGCAAAGAATCAAATGACAATTTGGCACGTAGACATAGAGAACGCTCTCTACAAACATGGTTACTGAGCATAGATTATTTCCAGCATATTTCGATGTAGAGGACATAACAAACACGATAGAAATCACCATGATTCTTAATCGAAAAGCAGTGTCTCGCCTGTGGGAGTTGACCATTACTCAGATACCCTTCTCTCAACGTGCTCCTATGGGATGCCTCCAATACCACCAAGGACCAAGTGGCATCATCCAAACCATGAACTTCGCGGACAACGGACGCCATCTGGCTGACCAAGATTATAACATCTGCATCAGGCAGGAAGAAGGGATGTGTAGCATTGCCTACGAGCCTTGTCACGAGGATTCCTTCAAGATTGCCCCAAACAACAACTCTTCAACAATGAATGCAGCGTTAGCAGACGAGATGGAAGGCTCTGGAGGAGGCGAAGAAACGATGCAGCCTCGACAAATACAAGAGGAATGCGTAGACAGAGTAATTTTACCATGTGATAACGAAGATCTTCTGATGGTGAGTATGCACAAAATTGTTGAGCTGCATTTgaaatcaattcgcgggccgaagtgcacttcgacaCGAAAGCTTAGCAGTAGTCCATTCGAAATTAAATTGAAGTCTAGCACGGTATTCGCAAGCTGCGAACTGTCTCTTCAGCAAGAAATTTCTTCCATAGAAAACCTTTTCTTAAAGCCCGGACTGGTGAGGTCCGCAGGTCCGCAACCGCGGAGGGTCCTCGGGGGCGTAGATAAAAGGTGAAGTAGTTTCAACAAGGGAGTTGCTTACAAAGAGCTGTTGTTTTAGGCCTAGGGAAGGAAAATGTTACAGTATCTTAGTTAAGCCCCTTCTTTTTTTGTATAACATTGTTAACTGTTGAATGCGCAGTATTCTTTTAGTGTTAgcattatttttcttctaatCCCTAAAATCTTTTTTTCACTAAACagttaattttaatttatttataatttgACGTGAATAAAGTACTGCACTTTAGAACTAAAACCAGattattttatatcattttcaaaaaaatgagttgttaCGCCTGATACGTGTTTCACTATCACAATTAGTTCTTCAGTTCAgtgaactgaaatatttggttacgAACGAAaagatttataaaaaaatatatttaactGTATTCCTAAATATCTAAAGGGCGAGTAATGAGAGTTcccagaaaattcaaaattttttcgtcTATTTAGTTGCtaataaaaaacaaacaaaaaaaacgaaaaaagccGTCAAACAAAAATGTTTCAGCAATGTTTTATGTgaaattaataaaacaggaAAAAACTCGTTGAAATCTATCAAAGGGAAGATGGCAGTTTACGGTAACATTGTGGAATATGGATTTTATTATGCATCAGTAGAAAGTTAATAGAAAGTTTTATTTGCAATATTATTTAACGACCGATCCCCGATTGGTACCTGCCTTGTAATTGTTTTGAACAAATTCCTGAAATTACCATTCCCGCTATAGTCCGTTTTGTACCTATCTACTCTGAAATTGCTCTGAATGTTACGAAAACTATCATTAGGTTTCCCCTTTATATTTGTTCATATACAAGTTCAATACTTGTTTATATATCTTCTCGTTCGATATCAAAGATTTCAGTTTACCTTTACCTACCTAAAGATGCTATTGTAatggcgaaacacgtgtcgtggttaaaTTTACTTTCTATGCTCTGTATTTTATTTGTGGACAAAATTATGCTCACATAAGTAGATTATACTTTGTGACATCAAAACCCTACCTACTATGAGCTGAAGGATTACAACAAATAATGAAATAGATATTAACGCCTCAACAGgtaggcaatgaatacaataataagaattaattcagatgcttaccactcgctgatatgaatatcaacaagtgttacgatgtGAATCCAACTGGCCAATTTCGTCAGGACAACGAAagggagaacgttccaccgaagtgagtagatgctgaccatgttTTCGGACCTCGTCAAAGCAACACAACTCCTTCTGCACTGGAAAGCATCACTAGTATGAAACGATATCCACTTTAAGTCCCCAAGATCGGATCCCAGATGAAGATAATGGCATGTGTCCCATATTTCCTCAAGTTCAGTACGCTGGTCTGCTTATTGCAGACAACATGGCgctcgataatactcagaagctactACTAGTATTTAATTAGAGTCCGTCAATTCTAAGCTTTTATTCGGTGGAACATCCTCCCCTTCATTGTCCTGACCATGACAAAATCTCAATCAATTCTTATGATAACAACAAATGAGTTGTGAACCTTAATTCAATATGTTCAGATTCATTTCGAATTTTTAGGTAGGGCAAGGTGGTCCCAGCTCGTGCAGTTTGGTTCATTGTGGTGAATCTTTATGTCCGGAGGACGTATCGCCATGTCGAATTGAGAGCAGTTCCACTCCTTTTACTGTCGGTATCCATTTCGAACAAAATTCGCGGGAAGCGCCAGCCGACGACAATCTGGGTATGTGCCTGAACTACGAACAACTGCCCTGCAACTGAGTTGCAAGGTGAACCAGAGAGATGGATTTAATAGCTACTCAACACACTTAACATTTTCAGGAAAGGAATTGAACTAGTCAGTATCTTAAAGATAATGAAATGTAGACTGTATTATTTATTACATGTTTTATTTATTAAACGCTAAATACTCTGAGAGTATTTCTTATGAAGAATGAAGGAACTCAAGGTGAGGAACGAGACACTGtacaatatcaaaatttcagaCTGAATTAGGCATTAGAAACTTCTGACACGTCCGAATCTTCCTCCTTCTCTTCCGTATGCACCAAGTTTTCTTCAAGTCTCGCTGTGAAATGAATGTACCTACAAAAATATGGTCAATTTCGGGCAGAAGCACTACTAATCAACTTACACAATAGTGATCAACACGCTCAATTGGGTAGCCATTGTTAAGAAGAAAATCGCTTGAGGTTCAGAATTAATTGTAAAATTATACAATTTGCTATACATCACGCCAGAAATGATTGGGATCGCATTATCGGCCACCGAAAGAATTGAAAAAGCAGCTCCTTAAACCAAgataatatattgaatattggattCAGTTATTTCGGATGGATGACTCACCTTTTTCTGTGACAGCAACAATTTTGGATACCATAGATCTAATAACGGGAGCGACGATTGGGCCCAGAGCAGCGAAAGCTCCCCCTAGAAGAAGTCCATCAAAAAcgtgaattcaaaaattttaagatTGATTATATGCGCGTTTCGTCCTCTAGATCATAAATGTAGTATACTTGTTTCCGTAGGATTCACCACAGTGTTCACAGTAAATGACCGTAGAATCATATTTCCAAACCTATAAACAAATATGtaacgcagacgttgcccacaaggtgttcatacgttgagtattattaacattatatttattcttgaatgaaactcacataatttttatattttctatttcgaaggaatgttaaggaataCCTGTTTGCTTTCTCGGAAACTCATTGAACATTTAtcatggaaaatttttacaattttcgcagacttcGCCCATaaggtgttgatacgttgattattattctcattacatctgttcttgaataaaactcacatattttttgacctatttcatttcgaaggaatgctatggaattcctgtttgtcttctcggaagcttgttggaaattcattaaaaaaatttttcgcataaacttgtgtgttgtataaccttttgacagcttgcccacaaactcttcatcttattcaacctaccgacctctctctaacaggcggagtccatgttattataGAAGCGTGAAATTTTGATGTAAACTAGTTGAAGtaggctgagtgaactgttttccTGGTGaaagatgataggaatattattattttcgatttttgataagagaacaacatatgaccatggtgaaatgttgaagggtgttttggcatcggaaagaaaaggagaagattAAATTTCcaagagcatttttgagagaaaattgaaaaaaccttacctcgaggatcgactccgaatcaatttgtgtgtcaagagcacttttgtgatgaagatatcaaaaagatgatggattcattataaacgaaatcaaaattatcatccctcgtgagaagtggactcttctgaataagaatatctaaccaataaaactagttcagaagagaatattcttgaagaattttgttggcatatcATAATAGgttctttcgtttgcataaacagtgtagcacttttctacactcgattttagtattcgtttgctgattgaatttacaccagtgtagaggacatCTACATCTCTTTTTTGTAGATAAACTACTactatgttgaaaagtatatatttttataccaaaaattagacctgtatatagaaggaattgtctaggacagcctgtcagaatcgtaaaaaaaaacgatcattgtacatactccagCTTGTCAGgttaaaatatatgtggttaattacatgttgaaaagtatatactTTCTTAAtgtgacaatttaagcgtgaatGAAATgcgcgccaaacttgcaaaaaaaacgtacATTCTCGAACGCGGTggctttttgtttcaatttgaaGCTCATGATTCAGTAATAAGTTTCAGTTTCAGTAAGCCGAAagccaaaacaataaaaattggccataaagaagacaaaaatcagtttttatgaattatctcctctcctgggctctaaactgttttcgcattcattaggtcctttcgtttgcataaaaagtgtagcacttttctacacgcgattttagtattcgtttgctgattgaatttataccagtgtagaggaggtgtagtttatctaaaTCTCCTTTTTACTATGTGTAGATTAACTACGCTtcttctacactggtgtaaatcaaatcgagtgtaggaaagtgctacactttttatacaAACGAAAGGATCTATtgtatggtttatatcggttctcagctgagtattggaaatataatctactctaatacctaagtgataaatctgagattgctaccttttgttgtcttgatgtgtactactcctcaattcaaatttatataattttgtagattacggtaaaccaactaacgtacttgttttcaataaacaatgataaacaaaagaaggttcaatttttttgatcagtgatttctttttaatttcattgatttcgtcatttattatgaataaataaagctgataacatagtcccctttataatatgacttgtatttcattgcatataattcagagcactcatctaatatataaaattctcgtgtcacagttttcgttgccatactcctccgaaacggcttgaccgattttgatgaaattttttgtgcttatccggtatctatgagaatcggccaacatctatttttcatccccccaaatgttaggggtagtccacccctaaattttttattttattttttagacaaaatttttaatttctatttttttatgatacaacatggaaattatttatatggcaaaacaacgtttgccgggtcagctagtatttaatatagatttgaaggaAGGTATTTGAagaatcatcagaaaaaactacgatgacacataacctaaaataaaatgaaggctgttcatttcaattattcaatttgtCGCTTGactccccaccccttatcgataaacgcagcaatcgcagcgacacctatcctacgttccccgttttcgggaacacatttttagtacggcgatcgttctccttctctctactctccttATGCGTTGGAATCAGAGAATATATAGATAGATATATAGAATATATATCTTTGCTTTGGTTGGAATCACTGCTAATCTGGAGCCAGTGAACTCAAAAGAAAAAGTTCACTGTCAGTGGCTGATGCTGAGACatagaatattttgacagttacGATTTTAACGATTCGAATTTTAAAAAGGTAAAAGTTCACTTTAATGCCCAGCTCTATTTTTTTTAGATGAAGTATTGGATGAGAAATCAATAAATCATCTATTGGTAAATATCTCAACTTCAGAGGACTTAAAGTTTATGAGATATGATTTGTTTAAAGTTCTTATGAAAATTGCGAATATTCGACATAAATCCGTCGAACTGTAATATTTTCCCTGTTCAGCGCTTGAATAACTAAACCAAATTCGTTTCATTAATATCTGAAAAGAACATATTCATgtacaaatttcatttttcattgtcCAAACCTAagtaaacctaacctaacttccAAACCCAAACATTATACAGATAATTCATAATCTTTGCTCACAATGATACATATATAGTATTGTCTAAAATTGATGAATTCCCCACAATTTTCCGAGTAAACTAACTTAAATCTTGAATTTGGTGTATTCTCTTGAGGGTAACATTTGAATTCCtttaaattgataaaaaaaatcgatGACAAAAACATAAGGTGGgcgctaaagtaaacaggaagacatatatatatatacctgtATAAAACATAAAATCAGTATCAGCTAAGATGAAGAAGATTCTAGCTGCCGTATGGGCAAAGGCACCAATCATCACGATTATAGTATCTCTCCATCCCAAAACTCTGCTCATAAGTGGAATTGCAATTATAAGTCCAATATCCTGAAAGGCAGATTTGAAGGTACtgaaaaagaattatttattAATGGCTATGAAAAGGATGAAGATTTCAATGAGACTGAATACCTGAAATTGCTAATTTCCGGGAAACTCCAATGAAAAACATTCTGTAAGTACAAATAACAGGTGTTCTTTTCATCTCTTTGAAAAGTGTACAGGCCCATCATCAAAATAAGGAGCATTAAGTATCTCCTCCTTTTTGCTAATCTATTTTGGAAAATCGTTCTAAAAGTGAAAACCACATGATTGTAATCAAGGAAGTCGCACAGTACATATCTCAACTTGGGCAAAGGACTCTGTTCATCAGTTGTTCTCCATCTGAGCCTAAGAAATGTGTAAACAATGGAAAGAAACATGAGGAATGCATTTAGAGAGAACATCATGGTGTACGATTTGTTGAACACTCTTCTATATAAATATGAACCTGAAGAATATATTGCAATGTGGGAAATAGATCCATTGACCACAATCTAACAAACCTAAAGCTATACCAGTGGGCATCGTTGATAAATAGATGACTTCCAAAAGGGTGACTCTGAGTGTCCTATTTTCTGAACTTGAAACATCAACGAGATAGCTGAATGCAGCAGCAAAAATTGCAACATCAGCCCCTGTGAAAGCCATGGGGAGTGTAGCAGTATATACTACGTATTCCACAGGCCATGTAGGTTGCATTGAATTTACCACAACCATGGAAGAATAATAGAACTTGCCAATTAGTCCTAGCAAGAGTGGCATTTTCCTGCCACGTTTGTCAGACCAAGCTCCCATAAAAAGGGCAAGAATGATTTGGCCAGTATGTCCAGCTATGTCATTGATCAAATTGAAATTCGATACTGTCACCTGAAAGAtgcatattataataatttatatattGGTGACCTAGATCCCATTCACCTGAACTTCTTTGTTGAGATCTGAATATACTTCATTGGCAATGTCATCGCACACTGTGCTATTGAAATGGTGGTTAACCCTACATGCtttatctataaaaaaagcaTTCTCCAATACTGAAGTTATCATAAACGCCATCATATACAAATACAAAGTTGGCTCTACAGTGATATGGCCCAAGTAGTAACATGCTTTTCTCCGAAAATTCCATTCTAGTGGCATCTGAAAGAACAAAGAGTTATCGCACTTAATTTCGTTGATATCGTTCATCACTTATTTCACTATTATTATTAGGAACTCACTAAACTATCCTCATGGGAAGAATCCATGCTTTATTAATCAAATCCCTTATGAGTCAATTCGAAATGGGACATTAGTTTCAGTTCCTAAgccatttttaatattttcgtaTGAATTGTAGATCAAGCAGAATTCAAAAATTAGGATAATTTTGGCGCCAATGTCGACATAACCTATCTTACCTATCGCAAAATTATTTCCAATGATTAAATCTTATGATCATAGACTTATAATTAAGTAAGTATATATAAGAGGTAATAATAAGTAAGTCATTATAAGTCTATGTAGATAATAAATACAAATTATACAGATCATAgaccaaaaataaaaattttagtcTATGAAGCGTATGCAGCCTacttccatcgaaaccatcatgAAACATGAAAGGCTGTAATTGTTCCAGTTTTGAATTGATTAATAATTTTGCATGaacaatattatattataatgaaTGGTGTAATGTATTAAAGAAAACTCGGTAATTGTAGGAAACACTTTATTCACATCAGTTCTCTAAATCGAATGCCACGAGTTGGAACAAATCTGCTTATGGTTTACATAACTCATATTTCAACTATATTAGTCATCGCGCTGCGTACAGTATATTTCGAATACTCTACATCTCTATCAttctttataatttttcagaaagTTCCAATTTACATGACATTTCTTTTCTTTATTCTCacaaaataaaattctatttGAAACTATGGTATATAGATATGATTCCGTTTCTGTTCAGAAAAATTACATAAATAAAGACTAATtttgagaatgaaaaaaaaaaaaacatgacaaACATtagaaaataaaacattttttcttacaataataataaacttgAATATTAAAGTTATATATAGAAGAGTGAGAAATGTATATATATACTTGTCTTATATGaaccagaaaatatagaaaataaaGATTTAATGGCCTTAGACTAATCTAGAATGAAAATGGCAAACATGAATTAACTCCTTTTGGGGAATTATAAACTTAAATTCCACCAGATAAACAAATAGATACAGATACACAAAATTCAAACAATAaccaatattgaattattatgtGCATGGTGGTGTAGCAACTGTCCATTCACCGGCAATTTTCTTCAAATGGACAACATTCTTTCGAAGAGTTTGTCCCGTTTCGTCATTCTCTATTTCAACATCAGCTCCCTGTTTTTTGGTAATAGTATGCGGTGTCGCGTTAAATGTGGGAGTAAGCTTATTTTCTTTAAGAATATTTTTGACGAATACTTTGTCTCCACACTGTAACTCGCTCTCTTGGGCTTTTCTTTTTCTGTCTGCATAAATTTTCCCTTTTTCTTTTTCCCATATATCCTGATCACGGATTTCTTCCTCAACTACATCCATGGAGAACTCATTTGAGTGGGAAGGTAAAATGGGTAATTTGTCACGAAATTGTCGCCGGAAAAATAATTCCGATGGTGTTTTGCCGGTAGTAGAATGAGGAGTACTATTATACATCATCAAATAGTCTAATAAATCATCTTTccaatttgttttattaatatGACTAATTTTTAATCTTTTCAGTATATCTCGATTTTGGCGTTCTACTTCTCCGTTTTGTTGAGGCCAATAGGGTATACTGTGGAATAGGATAATATTATGATTTTTGCAAAAGTCTTTGAATTCTTGGCTACAGAATTGTTTTCCATTATCCGCAGTGATGGATTCGGGTATACCTAGCCTAGAgaaaatttctttcaaaacTCTAATGGTATCAGAAGAGGTGATATTCTTCATGCATTTAATCTCCTTATATCGACTGTAGTAATCTACAATTACAAATAAATATTCATTACTTGGAAGAGGTCCCATGAAATCAATAGCTGTATCTATCCATGGGCTTATTGGCAATTTACGTCTTTTCATTGGTTCAGGGGGGTTAGGTGCAGAAACTAAGGTACAATCTTTGCAatctttcacaattttttccgcATCATTGTCGATTTTTGGCCACCATACTTTGCTTCTGAGTCGTTTCTTCATTGCTACAATCCCGGGATGACCCTCATGAGCCAGATCCAGCACTCGTTTCCGGAGTTTTTCTGGTATAACGATTTTATCACCCCGTAATAAAATTTCAGAATAACAAGAAAGCTCATTTTCAAAGATTTTAAACCTCTCAGTCCCTTCTGGCCAACTACCTTCCTTTAAAGCTGCTTTAATCAATTCTATTTCTTTGTcactttttgtatattttttaagttcttttATGGTGATAGCTACAGGTTTCGTGTACTCAATTAAAT
This genomic stretch from Coccinella septempunctata chromosome 7, icCocSept1.1, whole genome shotgun sequence harbors:
- the LOC123316323 gene encoding uncharacterized protein LOC123316323; its protein translation is MKCLVLFGLFSVRVLCVPLLGSNHDIWSEVEQKQNALGTNTIGRNDSRFPRVLNFFPVPIEEECLSKDGRRRGICMNTYECRIQGGSSHGKCAMGFGVCCVFTVTCNQEVINNLTYFVNPDFPDLTRSMSSCNLTVKKIDEEIAQLRLDFIHFNLGQPNRKTGVCEDDVFMMTGNENRRLKLCGFNSGQHAYFDVEDITNTIEITMILNRKAVSRLWELTITQIPFSQRAPMGCLQYHQGPSGIIQTMNFADNGRHLADQDYNICIRQEEGMCSIAYEPCHEDSFKIAPNNNSSTMNAALADEMEGSGGGEETMQPRQIQEECVDRVILPCDNEDLLMVGQGGPSSCSLVHCGESLCPEDVSPCRIESSSTPFTVGIHFEQNSREAPADDNLGMCLNYEQLPCN
- the LOC123316322 gene encoding solute carrier family 46 member 3 isoform X1, whose product is MDSSHEDSLMPLEWNFRRKACYYLGHITVEPTLYLYMMAFMITSVLENAFFIDKACRVNHHFNSTVCDDIANEVYSDLNKEVQVTVSNFNLINDIAGHTGQIILALFMGAWSDKRGRKMPLLLGLIGKFYYSSMVVVNSMQPTWPVEYVVYTATLPMAFTGADVAIFAAAFSYLVDVSSSENRTLRVTLLEVIYLSTMPTGIALGSYLYRRVFNKSYTMMFSLNAFLMFLSIVYTFLRLRWRTTDEQSPLPKLRYVLCDFLDYNHVVFTFRTIFQNRLAKRRRYLMLLILMMGLYTFQRDEKNTCYLYLQNVFHWSFPEISNFSTFKSAFQDIGLIIAIPLMSRVLGWRDTIIVMIGAFAHTAARIFFILADTDFMFYTGGAFAALGPIVAPVIRSMVSKIVAVTEKGAAFSILSVADNAIPIISGVMYSKLYNFTINSEPQAIFFLTMATQLSVLITIVYIHFTARLEENLVHTEEKEEDSDVSEVSNA
- the LOC123316322 gene encoding solute carrier family 46 member 3 isoform X2 codes for the protein MPLEWNFRRKACYYLGHITVEPTLYLYMMAFMITSVLENAFFIDKACRVNHHFNSTVCDDIANEVYSDLNKEVQVTVSNFNLINDIAGHTGQIILALFMGAWSDKRGRKMPLLLGLIGKFYYSSMVVVNSMQPTWPVEYVVYTATLPMAFTGADVAIFAAAFSYLVDVSSSENRTLRVTLLEVIYLSTMPTGIALGSYLYRRVFNKSYTMMFSLNAFLMFLSIVYTFLRLRWRTTDEQSPLPKLRYVLCDFLDYNHVVFTFRTIFQNRLAKRRRYLMLLILMMGLYTFQRDEKNTCYLYLQNVFHWSFPEISNFSTFKSAFQDIGLIIAIPLMSRVLGWRDTIIVMIGAFAHTAARIFFILADTDFMFYTGGAFAALGPIVAPVIRSMVSKIVAVTEKGAAFSILSVADNAIPIISGVMYSKLYNFTINSEPQAIFFLTMATQLSVLITIVYIHFTARLEENLVHTEEKEEDSDVSEVSNA
- the LOC123316322 gene encoding proton-coupled folate transporter isoform X3; the encoded protein is MDSSHEDSLMPLEWNFRRKACYYLGHITVEPTLYLYMMAFMITSVLENAFFIDKACRVNHHFNSTVCDDIANEVYSDLNKEVQVTVSNFNLINDIAGHTGQIILALFMGAWSDKRGRKMPLLLGLIGKFYYSSMVVVNSMQPTWPVEYVVYTATLPMAFTGADVAIFAAAFSYLVDVSSSENRTLRVTLLEVIYLSTMPTGIALGSYLYRRVFNKSYTMMFSLNAFLMFLSIVYTFLRLRWRTTDEQSPLPKLRYVLCDFLDYNHVVFTFRTIFQNRLAKRRRYLMLLILMMGLYTFQRDEKNTCYLYLQNVFHWSFPEISNFSTFKSAFQDIGLIIAIPLMSRVLGWRDTIIVMIGAFAHTAARIFFILADTDFMFYTGKQFTQPTSTSLHQNFTLL